A window of the Deltaproteobacteria bacterium genome harbors these coding sequences:
- a CDS encoding sulfurtransferase yields the protein MTNYAHPEILVDTQWVADHLNDPKVRILEIDIAPTAYNAGHIPGALFWSAVGTGLQADFRTVVDKAAVEALCSRSGIANDTTVVAYGEFVAFNAWIYRYLKMFGHRDVRVFNGSRKKWVAEGRPLSTETPVVAATTYSAQPPNFSQRALLADVRAAVGASGKVLLDTRRPEEYRGEQFMMEPPKDNERGGHIPGAAFLHYEDGLNADGSFKSRDELEALYRGKGVTPEKEAITYCAVGIRAAHAWFVLSQLLGYPHVRSYDGSWNEWGRLADTPIEK from the coding sequence ATGACCAACTACGCTCACCCCGAAATTCTGGTCGATACCCAATGGGTAGCCGATCATCTCAACGATCCCAAAGTCCGCATCCTTGAAATTGACATTGCCCCGACGGCCTACAATGCCGGTCATATTCCAGGCGCGCTATTCTGGAGCGCGGTCGGGACGGGCCTACAAGCTGACTTTCGCACGGTCGTCGACAAAGCGGCTGTCGAAGCACTTTGCTCACGTTCCGGCATTGCCAACGATACCACGGTGGTCGCGTACGGAGAGTTTGTTGCCTTCAATGCCTGGATCTATAGGTATCTCAAGATGTTTGGTCATCGCGATGTGCGTGTGTTCAACGGCAGTCGCAAGAAGTGGGTTGCAGAAGGCCGACCGCTATCGACCGAAACTCCAGTAGTCGCGGCAACGACATACAGTGCCCAACCACCCAATTTCTCTCAACGCGCCTTGCTGGCAGATGTGCGGGCCGCGGTCGGTGCATCAGGCAAGGTATTGCTCGATACGCGGCGACCTGAGGAGTATCGTGGTGAGCAGTTCATGATGGAACCGCCGAAGGACAACGAACGGGGCGGTCATATACCGGGTGCAGCGTTTCTACACTACGAAGACGGCCTGAATGCCGACGGTAGCTTCAAGTCACGAGACGAACTCGAAGCCCTGTATCGCGGGAAGGGTGTGACGCCTGAGAAAGAAGCAATCACTTACTGTGCGGTTGGTATCCGTGCGGCACACGCCTGGTTTGTATTGTCGCAGTTATTGGGATACCCGCATGTACGCAGTTACGACGGCTCATGGAACGAATGGGGGCGGTTGGCGGATACGCCGATTGAAAAATAG